A stretch of Miscanthus floridulus cultivar M001 chromosome 13, ASM1932011v1, whole genome shotgun sequence DNA encodes these proteins:
- the LOC136500799 gene encoding NADP-dependent glyceraldehyde-3-phosphate dehydrogenase translates to MALAGTGVFAEILDGEVYRYYSDGEWRSSASGKSVAIVNPTTRKTQYRVQACTQEEVNKVMDEAKVAQKAWARTPLWKRAELLHKAAAILKEHKAPIAECLVKEIAKPAKDAVSEVVRSGDLVSYTAEEGVRILGEGKLLVSDSFPGNERNKYCLSSKIPLGVVLAIPPFNYPVNLAVSKIGPALIAGNALVLKPPTQGAVAALHMVHCFHLAGFPKGLISCVTGKGSEIGDFLTMHPGVNCISFTGGDTGISISKKAGMVPLQMELGGKDACIVLDDADLDLVAGNIVKGGFSYSGQRCTAVKVVLIMESIADAVVQKVNAKLAKLKVGPPEDDSDITPVVTESSANFIEGLVMDAKEKGATFCQEYRREGNLIWPLLLDHVRPDMRIAWEEPFGPVLPVIRINSVEEGIHHCNASNFGLQGCIFTRDINKAILISDAMETGTVQINSAPARGPDHFPFQGLKDSGIGSQGITNSINMMTKVKSTVINLPSPSYTMG, encoded by the exons atggcgctgGCGGGGACGGGGGTGTTCGCGGAGATCCTGGACGGCGAGGTGTACAGGTACTACTCCGACGGCGAGTGGCGCAGCTCCGCCTCCGGCAAGTCCGTCGCCATCGTCAACCCCACCACCCGCAAGACGCAGTACAGGGTGCAAG CATGCACCCAGGAGGAGGTGAACAAGGTGATGGACGAGGCCAAGGTCGCGCAAAAGGCGTGGGCCCGGACGCCGCTGTGGAAGCGTGCGGAGCTCCTCCACAAGGCGGCCGCGATCCTGAAGGAGCACAAGGCACCCATCGCCGAGTGCCTTGTCAAGGAGATAGCCAAGCCGGCCAAGGATGCTGTTTCTGAG GTTGTACGGTCTGGGGATTTGGTGTCGTACACAGCTGAGGAGGGTGTGCGGATACTGGGGGAGGGCAAGCTGCTCGTTTCTGATAGCTTCCCTGGTAATGAGCGGAACAAGTACTGTCTGAGCTCCAAG ATACCCCTTGGAGTAGTTTTGGCAATCCCTCCATTCAACTATCCTGTCAACTTAGCGGTTTCTAAGATTGGCCCAGCACTAATTGCGGGCAATGCTCTTGTACTCAAGCCTCCAACTCAG GGTGCTGTGGCTGCACTTCATATGGTACACTGCTTTCACCTGGCTGGTTTCCCGAAAGGTTTGATCAGTTGTGTGACTGGGAAGGGTTCTGAAATAGGAGATTTTCTTACAATGCATCCTGGAGTCAACTGCATAAG TTTTACTGGTGGCGATACTGGTATATCCATTTCAAAGAAGGCTGGAATGGTCCCTCTTCAGATGGAGCTTGGGGGCAAAGATGCTTGCATTGTGCTAGACGATGCAGATCTAGACTTGGTTGCAGGAAATATAGTAAAGGGTGGTTTCTCTTACAG TGGCCAGAGGTGCACTGCTGTCAAAGTAGTGCTGATCATGGAATCAATCGCTGATGCCGTGGTACAGAAGGTGAACGCCAAGTTGGCAAAACTGAAAGTTGGCCCACCTGAGGACGACTCTGATATCACCCCGGTTGTAACAGAATCCTCGGCCAACTTCATCGAGGGTCTGGTGATGGATGCAAAGGAGAAAGGAGCAACCTTCTGCCAGGAGTACAGGAGAGAAGGCAACCTTATCTGGCCGTTGCTGCTGGATCATGTCCGCCCTGACATGAGGATCGCATGGGAGGAGCCTTTTGGGCCCGTCTTGCCTGTGATCAGGATTAACTCAGTTGAGGAGGGTATCCACCATTGCAACGCCAGTAATTTTGGCCTACAG GGATGCATTTTCACAAGAGACATCAACAAGGCAATCCTGATCAGTGATGCAATGGAAACTGGAACTGTGCAGATCAACTCTGCACCGGCTCGTGGGCCTGACCATTTCCCCTTTCAG ggACTGAAAGACAGTGGCATTGGGTCCCAGGGGATAACAAACAGCATTAACATGATGACCAAGGTGAAGAGCACTGTCATAAACCTGCCATCACCATCCTACACCATGGGCTGA